Part of the Lycium ferocissimum isolate CSIRO_LF1 chromosome 6, AGI_CSIRO_Lferr_CH_V1, whole genome shotgun sequence genome, GCTCGCAACTGAGTCAgaataaattgaaattgaaatcaGGCTGTCTAGgctcaacattttttttttttttttttttttgttggtcgAAATGGAAATTTTTTATATCAACCAGGTGTAATATTTACAAAGTACTAGTACTATAAACAATGAAATCTGTCTAAGTAGGAAAACTGTTTAATCTATCTAGTATCTTTGCCCATTTGCTTAGTGCCTGTCCTCGTATGTGAAGCTGGAACACTATTTGTCTGATTCTGTGACTATGATCCATTCTGGTAGCTTGAAATctccttgcatttctctcagcCCAGATATGATAAATAGTAGCagcaaaaagaaatttaaagtaTACCAGCAAAAGGCCTGTTGCTACTGGCCCTCTTAGATATCCAGAGAACTTCATCCTTCCAATTCATGATGCTTCTGTTTTCTCCCATCCATTTAAGCGGAGTTGCCCATATTCTTGTGCGTACTGGTTAGCTGTTTCTTCAATTTACGGCAATGACATATTTAAATGTTGGCCCACAATAACAtatgagcattcataaacaGTTTCCTACGTTTAGAAAACATGAAAACGGTTATTTCCATTTAAATCTACTTGCCAATCAATAGCAGAGAAGATGAACTGAGAAAGACCATTTTCATAATGCCGTTATTAATAATCAGTGCAGAGCAACAGGTCAAAACCAGAAAATAAAATCCTCTGAGTGTAGAACAGTACGTAGACTGTATTAGAGCTCTTCATTACAAAAAACAGACTATTTCTGGACTAACTTAAAGTGCATTCCACAATAGATTTTAGATGTCTTCAGATTAACTCACAGAGAAAATGATCGAATTTCCTTTGAAAGCTGAGATACACCTATTATTCATTCACCTAGAGTAGAAATATCATCTTTGAATCTCGGTGGAAGATTTCCCATTTAGATATGTTAACCAGGTTCATGATCACTAATCTGCATATTCAGTATTGTACTTGTAGAAAGTGAAGACTAGAACAAAAGAACCATAAATGAATAAGTACCCCAATGTTGAAAGAGATTTGTTGATGTTAGTAGCTTCCTTTACATGTTCACCTTCAGCTCCTGAGCTTTTCTGCCTGTTGTCTAATAATTGCAGTTTAGAAgaaaatttcaacataaattatcttctcatttttttcataattattcTCCTTTACCTTTCAGAGCCTGCCAAATCGACAAGGAGCAAATCGGTGGTGAGTTATTCCTTGAGCCACTTCAAATATAGGTTGTGTGTAAATTTACATACCAGTTTGAAGGGGATAAGGTACGAAAAGACTAAATCTGATGGCTGAATTAAGTAAAGAGATACAACTTTGCTCTCTATCACACATGCGTGTAAATACACTGTGTGAACGGCTAGCTACTAGCACGAGCCACCTTTCTGTTTGCAGCACCCTGTTATGCAAAGAACATTATGAACATCATAACCATAACTAACAAGATATTGGTGCATTTAATATTGCGAGCAATTATTTTAGCTCCGCTCTCATTTTCTTTATGATCTAAAATTAATAATTGTAACGTTACTGCTAGTCATATTCCTTGCGAGTCCTTTAGTAAATGGGTCTGCAGGGTTATCCTTAGGCCTGATATACTTCAGAAATCAGTTGTCTTATGTATTCATGTCTCAGAGCAATATGTCTAGATTTccattatatattttgctaaTATGCCTTAGACATAGTATGCTTTATATATGCAGGTCCACATAGCCATACTTTGTGTATAAATAGCTGATTGAGCTCATAtttgtgtaaatattttcagaagctgtatatttttgaaaatttcccatTTAAATAATCAGGCAACTATTAGGGacaaaatatttgaaagttaaGTACTAGTACTCTGGATATGCCACTTTATCTGACGTGTgtatttcaaatatattatgcatttattttctcacTTCTCTGTGCATACAAGTTttcaaaaatcttattttttgtACATCCAGAATCTGAAGGCATTTTTTTGCTTGAAATCTTTCCACATCGGCCAGAAAAAACCCTCCAAAAAGAAAGAGAtcatattttttaaagataGCAATATGATCTACTCTTTATGATTAAGAGAGATAGAAAGTAATATAATTCCtgcattatggagtaattttttatgatttctaaaaCACCTATAATGTTGTACACACTATACGAGTGTCTATCAGAGAAAAACTTGCTCTGCAGGGGAACTTGTATATGTTTTAGTTATGTGAAAGACAAGCTTTAGATTTATTTCAAACATGTAAATGTTAGATGAAACTCTCAACCTGTCAACCAAATATCTGAATGAATCTATTCCACTTCAATAGTTGTTACTCCCCCGGTTCCAATTTATGTAATGTAGTTTGATTCGgcttagaaatttaaaaaagaaatgaaacttGTGATCGTTAACATATTACATATCATAACTGGTGATCTCGGAAGCTGGAATACAATAAATGTCACTTCTACAGAACAATTTTTGAAAGCAAAGATATAGGCatatacttttttcttttgtttctagTTCATTATTTTCTGTTTGGAGCAGAGCAGCAATCACAAAACAAGCTTTCTGGTCAAATGATTTCAACCATGAACCAACTCTTCATGCACTGATATGTTTGTtgatacttttggttatgcaaGTTCACGTAAAAGAAGTATGTCCAACACAGCATTTAGCTGGACACTTAGGATACTTTATCTGCCAGATTGTAACTACTTATTTTAGTTCAGGGAAATTCACGAAAGCACATTCCTCTCGTAGAGTAATTCGTAGGAAACCTGTATATACAAACTCACTAGTTATATTTGCAAGCAAAAAACAATTGTAGTTACATGATAATTACTGAAAAAGAtacgaaaaagaaaatgaaaaagataaaaacagAACTGAAAAAGATAAGAAACacaaaatgaaagagaaaaacAGAACCAGGAAAGTTCACCTAGTCCACAAAGTAAAACAGATACTAAAGCATAACATTCATGGGATAATATCTAACATTACTTATTATACAAGGACAAGTTGGCCCTCTCAATCTTCCATTATGTCCGTCGTCTCTGAGCTCTCTTCTTTGACCTTCTCTTATTGTGGGGAATGATGccttcaaaaaatttcaaaaaccatTTCGGCTAACCAGCTTTAAACATGAGGCTCCACATGTCAGTTCCAACAACTAGCCCACAACTGTAGCCTATGCCTACTGATTCCCAAGTAAATCCACTTGCAAAATAGGactcgtcttcttcttcttcagacTCCAATGGTTGAGGAACATGCGATGGATAACTCATTCCATATTGCTTTGATAAAGGATGATGACATTAATCAAGGTTGCCACCATACGAGTCATTTTCAAATGTGTTGAATCGTGGACCTCGAGGAATGTTTCCAACAAGAAGATTTTGGGAGAGGTTTAAGACGGCCAGTTCTTGCTGTACCTTTCCAGTGAGCCAATTCCAAGAGAGATCTAGAACTTCAAGCATATTCAATTTCCCTATTTCCAATGGAATATCACCTCTGAGTTGTTATGGGATATAAATTGAGTAGCCAAAGTGAGCCAAAGCCTTTTATGGCTTTCGGAATCACACCGTCAAAATGGTTGCTATAGAGATCAATGGCTGTCATAAATTTGGTGATTCTTTCAAGCTCAATATCCTGGCCTTTGATCACCAACCTCACAAAATCCTCATATACTATGTCAAAAAAGTGAGTTATTCCATATGTGTGATTCACCTTTGTTTGCGCCACGTAATCTGGTCATTGCTCTGAAGTTTCCAAaaacttttgcagacagtgagCTACTGAATTCGTTATGAGAAAGATCAAAAATACGCAACTTGGGAAAGCAAAAGTTAGTCTGGGAAGCACTTATAGGTCCATAAAACTTCTTTGACTTCAATATAGCAGCCTCTGCAATTCGAAAGATGCGTTCTaatatgctaaaaaaaaaaaaaaaaaaaaaaaaacaaaaaaaaaaaaggaaaagaaagaagtgaaCCACAATAAATTTATACTATAGTTAATGGGCACTCTTAAAGCTCATACCTATAGTCTATATCCGTTGTCATCATAGAACGATAAGtaaatctttttgtttttcttctttgtaaTTCCTATTATGATTTAGTAAAAATAACTACAGAGTCAACACTAATTCTCCAAGCAAATAAAATAGGATCAGTTGGAAAGAAATAGATACATAGTAGCTAAACTTGAACAACCATTAATTCTATAATAACACATACAATTGAGTTGCTACCAAACTTTacaaacaacaaacaacaaaaataaaaagagaaaaatagaaacAGAAAAGTTCACTCTTCCTTTAAGTGTGTCGTCTCTGAGCTCTCTTCTTTGGCCTTCTCTTCTTGTTGGGAATGATGCCTTCAAGAAACTCCACAAACCATTTCAGCTTACCAGTTTTAAACATGAGGCTCAACATGACATTTCCAACAACTAGTCCACAACTGTAGCCTATGACTACTGATTCCCAGGGTAAATCCACTTGCGAAATATGACTCGTATTCTTCTTCGTCTTCGGAATCCAATTGTTGAGGAACATCCGATGGATCACTTGTTCCACATTTCTTTGATAAAGGAGGACCACATAAATCAAGGTTGCCCCCATACGAGTCATTTTCAAATGTGTTGAATTGTGGACCACAAGGAATGTGTCCAACGAGAAGATTTTGAGAGAGGTTTAACTTCGCCAGAAATTTTATTCCTGTCAATTCTTGTGGTATCTTTCCAGTAAGATGATTCCAAGAGAGATCTAGCACTTCAAGCGTATTCAATTGCCCGAGTTCCATTGGAATATCACCTTTGAGATTGTTATGGGacaaattgattagccaaagTGAGCCAAGATCCTTTACTGTTATCGGAATCACACCTTCAAACTGGTTGCTTGATAGATCTATGGCTGTCAGAATTGTAGCAATTCTTTCTAGCTCAGTTTCATGGTCTTTTATTACTAACCCTATTGAATCATTATACGTAACATGGGCTCCTACGATTGGTCTCATATATTCGATCTCGCCTTTGTCTGCATCATCTAATTTGATCATTGCTCTAAAGTTTTCAAAAACTTCTGCAGGCAGTGACCCACCGAACTCATTATGAGAAAGATCAAAAATCCGCAACCTGGGAAAGAAAAACTTAGTTTCCCGAGTATTTATAGATCCATGGAACTTGTTCGAGTTAATACAAGGACCCGCAACTCTGGAAGAGTTCCTAGCCAAGCTGGAAATGTATAATTTATAGCATTATTCCCCACATCGAAGATTTCTAATTGACGACAATTGTGCAACGATAGAGGGATAGCTCCTTCAAGTTGATTGTGATTGAAGGCAATGGTCGTCAATGAAGTGCTCCGAGCACATAACGATGGAAGACTCCCAGTGAAGTTATTCTTTCTCAAGTCGAGAATCACTAGCTCAGCCATGCTTCCCAAGCAATGTGGAATGGACTCACTCAAGTGGTTGTGTGATAAATCCAGTAATCTAAGGTTGTTCAACTTGCGGATAGGAAAAGGTAGTGGACCCTGAAGGAAGTTAAATTTAACATCAAGACTCAACAGATTATGGTAATTATGAAGTTGTTCCAGGTGGCTTATAAGTGAATTATGTGAAAGATTCAGGTTCAACAATGAGTCCCACCTCATGCTGCTGAACCAGTTAGGTATTGGACCGTGAATTGCATTGTTAGAAAGGTCCAAGAATTCAAGTGCTTTTGAGTTTCTCAAGAAGTGTGGAAAAGCCTTCAGTTCACAAAATGATAAGTACAAACATGTTAGGCTAGGAAAAGTGATTTTTACTCCCTCGTCGCTGGTGATGTTATTTGATGAAAGGTCAAAGGTTACAAGGTTTGTGAGATTTCCAAGTGATCGGAGAACAGGACCACAGAGTTGATTATGACTTAAATCCAAAATCTCTAGTGTTGGGTTCATTTTCAGCTCATCTGCTAGTCCGCTGAATCGATTATGATCGAACCACAAACCAGATAACGAAGGGAGGCTAAACGCCCAAGATGGCATTGTGCCATTGAGTGAGTTGTTAGACAAATTCAGACAAGTTAGCTTTTGAAGCATGCTAGCATTGTTAGGCAGTGGACCATATAGGGAATTACTCGACAAGTCTAAGCTTTGAAAATGTGTCAAGCTTAGAATGGAAGAGGGAAACGGACCGACGAAGCTGTGTCTAGAAAGATACAATTCAACTAGCTCTTGGAGGTTAGAGAAAACATTGGGAATTTCGCCTTCAAGGAAGTTAGAAGAAAGATCTAAAAATGTGAGCTGCCTCAGTTTAGAGATTGTTGAAGGAATATGACCGGTGAAATTAGTACCCCTAAAATTCAACTCCCTAATTTCTGTAAGGTTGCCAATGGAATCTGGAATCGAACCAGATAAGTCACATCCTCCGAGGTTCAAGTGACTCAAGGACCTCAAGGTGCCAATTGAATCAGGCAGCTCACCACAGATTCCTGTGAATGAAATATCCAACTCCAACAGAGTGTTGCTCGGGTGGATCTTTGGTAAAACTCTTTCGACAAGATCATTGATCCTCAAAATGAGCTTTTCCAAGTTTGGCAGAAGAAAGAAGCTCTCTGTGAGAACACCTTGCAAATTAGTATTGACAAGATCCACGTACCTTAAGGAGGAAGACACGTTCATGGGTATCGGAGATGAGATGTTGACACCTAAGAGAGAAACTACCTCCAGATTTGTGTAGTTCTGAAGCAGCATTTCAAATgtttttttgattaagcaccgggtgtccgagtctctttgagccccGACTAATCCCGGGGGTGCACAGGCCCTCGGCAAGGAGTTTCCCGCAAGTGCACCACGGGTAATTCAGGTTTCCCACCCAATGGCCCTCAGAAATTGTTTGCACCCAGCgggtttcgaacttgagaccttgaaagggagcaccccaaggctcAAGTCAATTGCCACCAGGCCAACCCCTGAGGGTTGAAGCAGCATTTGAAATGCTTTCTGATCAAGTTCACATCCATAACCAGAAAGATCAAGTGAAACCAAATTGGAAAGGTATGAAATTTCTGTTGGAATATTACCATGAAATTCAGAGTAAGAAAGGTTGAGATGCCTCAAATTCCTCAAGCGGCCTATATCATTTGGTATTGAAGAGGAACCAAAGTTATTAAAAGCAAGGTTTAGTGTCTGAAGATGATGTAGTTGGAAGAGGCTGCTGTTGGGATGAATTGTTCCACAAAAGATGACCATCACTAAGGTCCAGGCCGATAACATGACCTGTTGACATGTCACAAGTGACTCCATCCCAAGTGCAGCAATCTCTACTCTCATTCCAAGACATtgtttttggtggaaaagaaTCACAGATAATAAAGGGCCGCTTGAACTGAAGCAAAGCCAAAGATTCACTAGTTAGCTGATGcgcaaaggaagaaaaaaagctTTGGCTTAGCAACACAAAATTGAGAAAGGAGTAAAGCAAAAAGAGTCGCCCCATTTTTACTTTGTTTCTTGTATTCAGCAAATAACAGAATGTTCTTACAAaatcaatcatcaatatatatatatatatatatatatagacacatacTGACTTATGTCGGTATAAATGTT contains:
- the LOC132061212 gene encoding receptor like protein 21-like, encoding MIKLDDADKGEIEYMRPIVGAHVTYNDSIGLVIKDHETELERIATILTAIDLSSNQFEGVIPITVKDLGSLWLINLSHNNLKGDIPMELGQLNTLEVLDLSWNHLTGKIPQELTGIKFLAKLNLSQNLLVGHIPCGPQFNTFENDSYGGNLDLCGPPLSKKCGTSDPSDVPQQLDSEDEEEYESYFASGFTLGIKAAILKSKKFYGPISASQTNFCFPKLRIFDLSHNEFSSSLSAKVFGNFRAMTRLRGANKGKLNMLEVLDLSWNWLTGKVQQELAVLNLSQNLLVGNIPRGPRFNTFENDSYGGNLD
- the LOC132059508 gene encoding receptor-like protein 6, yielding MNYTNLEVVSLLGVNISSPIPMNVSSSLRYVDLVNTNLQGVLTESFFLLPNLEKLILRINDLVERVLPKIHPSNTLLELDISFTGICGELPDSIGTLRSLSHLNLGGCDLSGSIPDSIGNLTEIRELNFRGTNFTGHIPSTISKLRQLTFLDLSSNFLEGEIPNVFSNLQELVELYLSRHSFVGPFPSSILSLTHFQSLDLSSNSLYGPLPNNASMLQKLTCLNLSNNSLNGTMPSWAFSLPSLSGLWFDHNRFSGLADELKMNPTLEILDLSHNQLCGPVLRSLGNLTNLVTFDLSSNNITSDEGVKITFPSLTCLYLSFCELKAFPHFLRNSKALEFLDLSNNAIHGPIPNWFSSMRWDSLLNLNLSHNSLISHLEQLHNYHNLLSLDVKFNFLQGPLPFPIRKLNNLRLLDLSHNHLSESIPHCLGSMAELVILDLRKNNFTGSLPSLCARSTSLTTIAFNHNQLEGAIPLSLHNCRQLEIFDVGNNAINYTFPAWLGTLPELRVLVLTRTSSMDL